AACCAATAAGAGACCTTTAACACCGAGCACGTGCCGTGTGTTAACCCCTCCCCCTGTGTGCATCGCATGTTGATTGATAACCGCGTCCACCATCTGCGTTGTGATCCCCTGTGTTCTTCTCAAGGTTCAAAGGTCATCAGGAGCAGTGGTCATCTCGAGTGGTCGAGCCTCAGATCCCGCCCTCGTCTGAAATAAAATCTGAGTCTGCCCTGAGGTCCACGCAGGCCGCACTTGTGTTTGTGCAGAGGAGGCGCTGAGAGGGTGGGACAGTGGTTAAAGCACGGGCAGCTCTCCAGCAGAGTTCTCCTgaacgtggtggctcacaaccgtgtGTCATGGGATCCGGCGCCCCCTTGTGGTGCATGggacactgtactcatataagtaaatcTTTATAAATTGTGTACACTTTACATGTTACACATGTGGTGTGCGCTTTATCAACTCATGACCCTCTGTATCTTGTGGGCTCTTAAAACTCATTTAGTAACAGACCCAGAACTCAATGTAAAGCAGGTTTATTTTAGCGGATCCTTCTCCATTGAACACATTTATTCTGCGTTCATTACACATGTATTCTCCACACATTAATTTGCCCTCAGCCGCTACCAGGCTTGAAGGAAGGATAGGAAATGAAGCCCGAGGGAAACCGGAAGTGGAAGTGAATGTCCGGGCACCGCTTCACTTGGACCCGGACCCCATGACcgacttctcttcctcttctttctcccatccCGCGCACACGGGCGACACCCCCTTGGGGAACCGGGCGCAGCACCGACGCAGTTCCTGGAGGGCGGCCTGGCACCTCGATTCCGAGTAGTtgttggctgaaaaaaaaaaaaaaaaaaaaagatggggacgCTTAGTGATGACGTCGAGAGCCAAGACAGTGTGGGGCGACTGGGC
The window above is part of the Rattus rattus isolate New Zealand chromosome 15, Rrattus_CSIRO_v1, whole genome shotgun sequence genome. Proteins encoded here:
- the Cmc4 gene encoding cx9C motif-containing protein 4, coding for MPRKDPCQKYACELQKCLQANNYSESRCQAALQELRRCCARFPKGVSPVCAGWEKEEEEKSVMGSGSK